The following proteins come from a genomic window of Trifolium pratense cultivar HEN17-A07 linkage group LG4, ARS_RC_1.1, whole genome shotgun sequence:
- the LOC123922464 gene encoding uncharacterized mitochondrial protein AtMg00810-like, with amino-acid sequence MKIGESIDDYFSRTLTIVNKMKMHDEAMTQGTVVEKILRSLTSRFNYVACSIEESNDVTTWTVDQLQSSLLVHEHRMKGNDQKLFADFKSSMERNFAMTDLGKMRYFLGVEVKQDGNGIFLYQQKYAVEILQRFGMYDCNSVSNPIVPGSKLQKDESGQASNATLYKQMVGCLMYLLATRPDLAFSVCLVARYMERPTEIHMAAVKRILRYLKGTTSYGLWYERGKGEELVGWSDSDYAGDIDDRRSTFGYVFMIGTKAVSWSSKMQPIVTLSTTEAEFIAAASSACQGILLSRILTQIDAREKSCITIYCDNSSSIKLSKNPVMHGRSKHIDARFHFLRDLTKEGKVQLVHCTSFEQVVDIMTKH; translated from the exons ATGAAGATTGGAGAGTCAATTGATGATTACTTCTCACGCACTCTAACCATTGTTAACAAGATGAAGATGCATGATGAAGCCATGACTCAAGGTACAGTAGTTGAAAAGATCTTGCGTTCTTTAACTTCAAGATTCAACTATGTAGCTTGTTCAATTGAAGAATCGAACGATGTCACTACCTGGACCGTGGATCAATTGCAAAGCAGCTTGCTGGTTCATGAACACAGAATGAAAG GCAATGATCAAAAGTTATTTGCTGATTTCAAGAGTTCTATGGAAAGAAATTTTGCAATGACTGATTTAGGTAAGATGAGATACTTCCTTGGTGTGGAAGTAAAGCAAGATGGTAATGGAATATTTTTGtatcaacaaaaatatgcaGTTGAAATCTTGCAGAGATTTGGAATGTATGATTGTAATAGTGTAAGCAACCCTATAGTACCTGGAAGTAAATTGCAGAAAGATGAATCAGGACAAGCCAGCAATGCAACACTCTATAAGCAAATGGTAGGTTGTTTGATGTACTTGCTTGCCACCAGACCTGATCTTGCTTTTTCTGTGTGCTTAGTGGCAAGATATATGGAAAGGCCAACTGAAATCCATATGGCTGCTGTGAAAAGAATACTTAGATACTTGAAAGGAACAACTAGCTATGGTTTATGGTATGAAAGAGGCAAAGGAGAAGAGTTAGTTGGTTGGTCTGATTCTGATTATGCTGGTGATATTGATGACAGAAGAAGCACATTTGGCTATGTGTTTATGATTGGTACCAAGGCAGTTTCATGGTCATCTAAGATGCAACCAATTGTGACATTATCTACCACTGAAGCTGAATTTATTGCTGCAGCTAGTAGTGCCTGTCAAGGAATTTTGCTGTCCAGAATTTTGACTCAAATTGATGCAAGGGAGAAAAGCTGCATTACCATATATTGTGACAATAGCTCATCAATAAAGCTATCTAAGAATCCTGTGATgcatggaagaagcaagcaCATAGATGCGAGGTTTCATTTCTTAAGGGATCTGACTAAGGAAGGTAAAGTTCAGCTAGTTCACTGCACATCCTTTGAGCAAGTTGTAGACATAATGACCAAGCATTGA
- the LOC123881394 gene encoding protein LIGHT-DEPENDENT SHORT HYPOCOTYLS 5-like, which produces MEATSAGGESQPPAPQPQSQPSSPPTATPSRYESQKRRDWNTFQQYLRNHKPPLTLARCSGAHVIEFMKYLDQFGKTKVHVTECPYFGQPNPPSPCACPLKQAWGSLDALVGRLRAAFEENGGKPESNPFGTRAVRIYLREVREGHAKARGIPYEKKKRKRSTVTAAAIVSTAAATVNSSGPSDGGDNDDNTNRIGAGVTTVNMATVTPSISTAAI; this is translated from the coding sequence ATGGAAGCTACATCGGCGGGAGGAGAATCTCAACCTCCGGCACCACAACCACAATCACAACCATCATCACCGCCAACAGCAACACCGAGCCGTTACGAGTCACAAAAGCGACGAGACTGGAACACGTTTCAACAATATCTTCGAAATCACAAACCGCCATTAACACTAGCACGTTGTAGCGGAGCGCACGTGATCGAGTTTATGAAGTATCTCGATCAATTCGGGAAAACGAAGGTGCACGTGACTGAGTGTCCTTATTTTGGACAACCAAATCCTCCTTCACCATGTGCTTGTCCGTTAAAACAGGCGTGGGGAAGTCTCGACGCTCTCGTCGGACGTCTTAGAGCCGCTTTCGAGGAAAACGGCGGTAAACCGGAGAGTAATCCGTTTGGAACTCGGGCGGTTAGGATTTATCTCAGGGAAGTTAGAGAAGGTCATGCCAAAGCGAGAGGGATTCCTTatgaaaagaagaagagaaagagatcCACTGTCACAGCAGCTGCTATAGTATCAACCGCGGCAGCAACTGTGAATAGTAGTGGACCCAGTGACGGTGGTGATAACGATGATAACACTAACAGAATTGGAGCTGGTGTTACAACCGTTAACATGGCCACCGTCACCCCTAGTATTAGTACCGCTGCTATATAG